One segment of Planctomycetota bacterium DNA contains the following:
- the drmD gene encoding DISARM system SNF2-like helicase DrmD, whose protein sequence is MTIAPPEPGQLVEIRRRKWVVTDVRSSGLARTNSCTPQHLVTLVSLDEDALNESLSAVWEVEPGARILETAGLPSLSGWDPCERLEAFLDAVRWGGATNADRFLLQAPFRSGVEIEDYQLDPLVRAIDMARANLLIADDVGLGKTIEAGLVIQELLVRHRARSILIVCPASLQVKWRTEMHEKFGLEFRIVDADYVKSLRRECGVHANPWTSFPRLIASVDWMKTGEGLRLIKDALPPHVTYPRKFDILIVDEAHNVAPSAASRYAMPSQRTRLIRLLAPHFEHRLFLTATPHNGYQESFTSLLELLDDQRFARGVMPDEKQLHRVMIRRMKTDLVDEKGEPIYPKRELRALEVDYTPEEREAHRLLREYTASRAGSHGDHFGVDFVHKLLKKRLFSSPRAFAATLAKHRQALAQRGAAREGRQFRERVLRKAILRAEEDYADEARAEEAEAEAVEAATELSSPLTDSQRSMLERMCSWAERAKNRPDSKAEALLRWLDEHLKTDGRVNHKRVIFFTEYRATHSWLHEVLTSRGWGGERLMVLHGGMDREEREKVKAAFQAHPSVSPVRILLATDAASEGIDLQNHCNYLIHIEIPWNPNVMEQRNGRIDRHGQKEKTVHIWHPVPKGIDFGRIREIASREGVRPGDLSSIEGEAEFIARAIVKLEQMREDLGIVGPVIAAQIEEGLLGRRIAIDTRDAEAKASKARRFIAAERRLQERIARLHARLIEARDGFRLTPDRVARAVSVALDIAGKPPLEPTALPGAPADAKAFNVPLLVGTWAEAARGLEHPHTGKRRPITFDHAVARGRDDVVLAHLNHRLVQMSLRLLRAEIWAHEDRRKLHRVAVRSVPATVLQEPVVIVWSRLVITGGGYHRLHEELTVAGGEMKASGFARIRTLTRLEELLSAGAPAEPTQKCFEALRRRFEAQKASILSAVHARSQERLEFLTNSLERRRQAEESDLAQVLEDLAAMIRRELEDTGKSVQLELWPPDQREQLRRDVEALRTRLERIPEEREKELAAIGRRYAAPAARTFPVAVEFVVPEGFAEDR, encoded by the coding sequence ATGACCATCGCTCCTCCCGAACCGGGTCAACTGGTCGAAATCCGTCGTCGCAAGTGGGTGGTCACCGACGTCCGCTCCTCTGGATTGGCCCGAACGAACAGCTGTACGCCTCAGCACCTCGTCACGCTGGTATCGCTCGACGAAGACGCGCTGAACGAATCGCTATCCGCAGTGTGGGAAGTCGAACCCGGCGCTCGCATACTCGAGACAGCGGGCCTTCCCTCCCTCAGCGGGTGGGATCCATGCGAACGGCTCGAAGCCTTTCTCGACGCGGTCCGGTGGGGCGGTGCGACGAACGCCGACCGGTTTCTGCTCCAAGCTCCATTCCGAAGCGGTGTCGAAATAGAGGATTACCAGCTGGACCCCCTGGTCCGTGCAATCGATATGGCTCGGGCCAACCTGCTCATCGCGGATGACGTGGGACTAGGCAAGACCATCGAAGCCGGACTCGTCATCCAGGAACTCCTGGTTCGTCATCGCGCCCGCTCGATACTCATCGTCTGTCCAGCTTCGCTGCAGGTCAAGTGGCGGACCGAGATGCACGAGAAGTTCGGCCTCGAATTCCGGATCGTGGACGCCGACTACGTCAAGTCGCTGAGGCGGGAATGCGGTGTCCATGCGAATCCGTGGACCAGCTTCCCGCGTCTGATCGCGTCGGTGGACTGGATGAAGACGGGGGAAGGCCTGCGACTGATCAAGGATGCGCTACCCCCGCATGTCACTTACCCGCGCAAGTTCGACATCCTGATCGTGGACGAGGCCCACAACGTCGCTCCGTCGGCCGCCAGCCGCTATGCCATGCCGAGCCAGCGGACGCGGCTCATCCGTCTGCTGGCCCCGCACTTCGAGCACCGGCTTTTCCTCACCGCCACGCCCCACAACGGATACCAGGAGTCCTTCACGTCGCTTCTCGAACTCCTGGACGACCAGCGCTTCGCCCGAGGCGTCATGCCCGATGAGAAACAATTGCACCGCGTCATGATTCGGCGGATGAAGACCGATCTCGTGGATGAGAAAGGCGAGCCGATCTACCCGAAGCGAGAGCTGCGGGCACTCGAAGTCGATTACACGCCAGAGGAACGTGAGGCGCATCGGTTGCTCAGGGAATACACTGCGAGCCGCGCCGGATCGCACGGCGACCACTTCGGGGTCGATTTCGTCCACAAGCTGCTCAAGAAGCGGCTGTTCTCGTCGCCGAGGGCGTTCGCCGCAACATTGGCCAAGCACAGGCAGGCGCTCGCTCAGCGGGGAGCAGCCCGCGAAGGTCGGCAGTTCAGGGAACGAGTCCTGCGGAAGGCCATACTTCGGGCCGAAGAGGATTACGCGGATGAGGCGAGGGCTGAGGAAGCGGAAGCGGAGGCCGTGGAAGCTGCCACAGAGCTTTCCTCGCCTTTGACCGACTCCCAGCGTTCGATGCTCGAACGGATGTGCTCATGGGCGGAGAGAGCCAAGAATCGCCCCGACTCGAAGGCCGAAGCGCTGCTCCGCTGGCTGGACGAGCATCTCAAGACGGACGGCCGGGTAAACCACAAGCGGGTTATCTTTTTCACCGAGTATCGGGCCACGCATTCCTGGCTGCACGAGGTCTTGACCTCCAGGGGATGGGGCGGGGAGCGATTGATGGTGCTTCATGGAGGAATGGACCGAGAAGAACGCGAGAAAGTCAAGGCGGCCTTCCAGGCCCACCCGAGCGTCTCTCCTGTACGGATCTTGCTTGCGACCGATGCCGCCTCCGAAGGCATCGACCTCCAGAACCACTGCAACTACCTGATCCACATTGAGATACCATGGAATCCCAACGTCATGGAGCAGCGGAACGGCCGCATCGACCGCCACGGCCAGAAGGAGAAGACCGTCCATATCTGGCACCCCGTGCCAAAGGGTATCGATTTTGGCAGAATAAGGGAAATCGCGAGCCGAGAAGGCGTTCGGCCTGGCGACCTGTCGAGCATCGAAGGGGAGGCAGAGTTCATCGCGAGGGCGATCGTCAAGCTCGAACAGATGCGCGAGGACCTGGGCATCGTGGGACCGGTCATTGCGGCTCAGATCGAAGAGGGATTGCTTGGAAGGCGAATCGCCATAGACACGCGCGATGCGGAAGCCAAGGCCTCCAAAGCCCGTCGGTTCATTGCTGCTGAACGACGGTTGCAAGAGCGCATCGCTCGTCTGCACGCGAGGCTGATCGAGGCTCGGGACGGGTTCCGTCTCACGCCGGATCGCGTCGCCAGGGCGGTCTCGGTCGCCCTCGACATCGCTGGCAAGCCGCCGCTCGAACCGACCGCCCTTCCCGGTGCGCCAGCCGATGCTAAGGCGTTCAATGTGCCGCTTCTCGTAGGAACTTGGGCGGAGGCTGCGCGCGGCCTGGAGCATCCCCACACCGGAAAGCGCCGCCCCATCACGTTCGATCACGCCGTCGCCCGTGGCCGCGACGACGTGGTGCTTGCACACCTCAACCACCGCCTCGTCCAGATGTCTCTTCGACTGTTGCGTGCGGAGATCTGGGCTCACGAAGACCGCAGGAAGCTCCACAGGGTGGCCGTGCGTTCGGTGCCCGCGACGGTCCTTCAGGAGCCGGTCGTGATCGTCTGGTCGCGTCTCGTCATCACCGGCGGCGGATACCACCGGCTGCACGAAGAGCTGACCGTGGCCGGCGGGGAGATGAAGGCGTCGGGATTCGCACGCATCCGCACCTTGACCCGGCTGGAGGAACTGCTGAGCGCGGGTGCGCCCGCCGAACCGACTCAGAAATGCTTCGAGGCCCTGCGGAGGCGATTCGAGGCTCAGAAGGCCTCGATTCTCAGCGCCGTCCACGCGCGGTCCCAAGAGCGTCTAGAGTTCCTGACCAATAGCCTGGAACGTCGCCGGCAGGCGGAGGAGTCCGATCTGGCCCAGGTTCTCGAAGATCTCGCCGCGATGATCCGCAGAGAGCTGGAGGATACCGGCAAGTCGGTCCAGCTCGAGCTATGGCCTCCCGATCAGCGCGAGCAGCTCCGGCGGGACGTCGAGGCCCTGCGAACCCGCCTCGAACGCATCCCGGAGGAGCGAGAGAAGGAACTCGCCGCCATCGGTCGCCGATACGCCGCCCCTGCCGCCCGCACCTTCCCGGTGGCCGTGGAGTTCGTCGTTCCCGAAGGTTTCGCGGAGGACCGGTGA
- a CDS encoding very short patch repair endonuclease: protein METGKTRRRPLTRSEIMSRVKSKDSRAERSLRSALHVEGLRFRLHRRIEGVTVDILFPRPRVAVLVDGCFWHGCPKHATYPKSNQDYWLPKLAENKERDAGQSARLRKAGWRVIRVWEHDCLPPSVRVVARIVEACRTRGGSR from the coding sequence ATGGAAACAGGAAAGACCAGACGAAGACCGCTGACCCGCTCCGAGATCATGAGTCGGGTGAAGAGCAAGGACTCCCGAGCGGAGCGTTCGCTCCGGTCGGCACTCCATGTCGAGGGGCTCCGGTTCAGACTCCACCGTCGCATAGAGGGCGTCACTGTGGATATTCTCTTCCCGCGACCCAGGGTTGCGGTCTTGGTGGACGGGTGCTTCTGGCACGGGTGTCCCAAGCACGCCACCTATCCGAAATCGAATCAGGACTACTGGCTGCCGAAGCTCGCAGAGAACAAGGAGCGCGACGCTGGCCAGTCCGCACGGCTTCGGAAGGCTGGCTGGCGAGTCATCCGAGTCTGGGAGCACGACTGTCTGCCCCCATCAGTTCGGGTGGTCGCACGTATCGTCGAGGCTTGCCGCACGAGAGGAGGCTCAAGATGA
- a CDS encoding DNA cytosine methyltransferase produces the protein MANSATERLIQLIADSPISAVDLFCGCGGLTYGLRQAGIRVVAGIDIDPQMEYAYATNNPGATFIRQNVATMRSSDIAGLFDLGKCRLLAGCAPCQPFSKLTNGIRKHRAWGLLDHFGRFVADILPEIVTMENVPELADRGGRVFSKFIAALSDCGYRIDWCVVNCAEYGIPQSRKRLVLLASRLGEIRIPPGRYKRPSQWRTVRQTIGQLRPLEAGEEDPSDPLHAASRLSPVNMERIRATRPDGGTRHDWPDRLVLDCHRKKSGERYFSIYGRMWWDRPAPTMTTLCTGIGNGRFGHPEQDRSITLREAALFQTFPRDYRFWPPDQKVNRKAVGRMIGNAVPPKLARELGRALMEHIATIESRGRLGKRRSICRVRATS, from the coding sequence ATGGCGAACAGTGCGACAGAACGTCTAATACAGCTGATCGCTGACAGTCCGATCAGCGCCGTTGACCTTTTCTGCGGCTGCGGCGGACTGACGTATGGCCTTCGGCAGGCTGGCATCAGAGTCGTCGCAGGCATCGACATCGATCCTCAGATGGAATACGCATACGCGACGAACAATCCAGGAGCGACCTTCATACGGCAGAATGTGGCAACCATGAGGAGCAGCGACATCGCGGGCCTGTTCGACCTTGGGAAATGTCGTCTGCTGGCGGGATGTGCTCCTTGTCAGCCATTCTCGAAGCTTACCAATGGCATCAGGAAACACCGGGCGTGGGGCCTGCTGGACCACTTCGGCAGGTTCGTGGCCGATATCCTCCCGGAGATCGTCACCATGGAGAATGTCCCCGAGCTTGCCGACCGGGGCGGCCGAGTGTTCTCCAAGTTCATCGCCGCGCTGTCCGATTGCGGCTATCGCATCGATTGGTGCGTCGTGAATTGCGCCGAGTACGGGATCCCGCAATCGCGCAAGCGTTTGGTCTTGCTGGCCTCGCGTCTGGGGGAGATCAGGATACCGCCGGGGCGGTATAAACGCCCCAGCCAGTGGCGCACCGTGCGTCAGACCATCGGGCAGTTGCGCCCGTTGGAAGCTGGCGAGGAGGACCCATCCGACCCCTTGCACGCCGCGTCGAGGCTTTCGCCTGTGAATATGGAGCGCATACGCGCTACGCGGCCCGACGGCGGCACAAGACACGACTGGCCCGACAGGCTCGTGTTGGACTGCCATCGCAAGAAATCGGGCGAACGGTACTTCTCGATTTATGGGCGGATGTGGTGGGACCGGCCCGCTCCCACCATGACAACGCTGTGCACCGGCATAGGCAACGGGCGATTCGGCCATCCCGAACAAGACCGCTCCATCACCCTCCGCGAAGCGGCTCTGTTCCAGACGTTTCCTCGCGACTACCGGTTCTGGCCACCCGACCAGAAGGTGAATCGCAAGGCCGTCGGTCGGATGATCGGCAACGCGGTGCCGCCGAAGTTGGCGAGAGAACTCGGTCGGGCGCTTATGGAACACATAGCGACCATCGAATCGCGGGGACGGTTGGGCAAACGGCGGTCGATTTGTCGAGTGAGGGCAACGTCGTGA